aatatgttactagtataaTACTAGTTACTACTGGTAAACTAGTTATTAGTATAGTATTAGTTACTATTAGTATtactagtatagtactagttactactagtctactagtaaactagtctactagtacacatgttactactagtatagtagagtagttacttaatttacgagtaacatattcttttttactattaatatagtacatattgatatgtagtatgaccATATTGATACTGCTAGTATGTATTAACATATTATTAATaatatttacatgtgttgatactaattagatctgtaagggtgttttaggcatttagaaaatacactttataatgtCTACAAAaattttggactagcgagtaaataatctagtcgaaaaacatgtttttggactaacgagtaaatgtttttcatggatggactagccattaactgggtcatgaaaagtTAGACTAAACGGTAATTTCTACAAATCAAAGAGAATCAAATGCATTATATTAAAAAGATAAATACATGGAAATCGAGTGTTTGCAGACACGCCAAGGAGGATGTGTCCACACTCCACAGTACACCACGAAATACCAGTGCTAAACCAACCCAAAACCCAGCATCTCCCCTGTCTATATAAATTAACcgcttcttgattttattttcaatcCACTTCGTCTCCTTTGTTAATCTCATTCTCTTTCTAATGGCATTCATAAAAACAAGCAGTTCCCTTCTTGTCTTGATCTGTTTTTTAACCCTTTCTTCTTTGCATACAAAAACAACCGAAGCATGTCACAGAACTGATAGAGCAGCTCTGCTTGATTTCAAGAGTAAGATCAATCAAGATCCAACTCGACTATTATCAACCTGGAATCAATCCACTGATTGTTGCATCAAATGGGAAGGTGTCGGCTGTGATTCCAACGGTCGGGTCATAAATGTTACGAGGCCTGGCTTGTTTTCCACCGACGACTCCATCTTTGATACGTTCATGAATGGGACGATCTCTCCTTCATTGGGTAAACTTAAGTTTCTCCGGCTACTGGACCTTAGTAACTTGAAGCAGTTAGTGGGAATTATTCCACCAGAGCTCGGAAAACTATCGCACCTTACTTCTTTATTCCTCAATACCAACCAACTCAAGGGTTCGATTCCAGCATCATTTCAAAATCTTCGTAAACTCAATAAGCTTTACCTCAATGATAATCTTTTATCAGGTAGGGTGCCCAGCAACATTTTCCAACATATGTCTTCTCTTTCGGAACTTGGTTTATCCGGAAACAAGTTGTCCGGTGGAATTCcgtcatcaattgagaaactagtTTCACTGAAGAGGCTTGATTTCCATCTAAACAACTTCTCAGGTGGTATACCAAGTACAATTGGGCTTCTTAAGAAGTTGGTTTCTTTAGACTTATCTGAGAACCAGATTTCTGGTGGCATTCCTACATCTATCGGAGAACTATCTGAATTAGATGAATTATATCTCAATCAGAATAGTCTTAGTGGAAGCATTCCAAGTTCAATTTCAAAGCTGATTGTTCTTGATAGTTGTCGTTTGTCAGACAACAAGCTTACCGGTAGTATCCCGGTATCCATCAGTAAGACTCCGCTCCGGTTTTTGGTACTTGATAACAACATGCTGACAGGCAAATTACCTAAGAGTTTTGGCAATCTTGCAAACCTTACTGGTTTCTTTGCGAAGAACAACCGTCTTACGGGTAAGATCCCTTCAAGTTTTAGCAATTTAATGAATCTCCAACAACTCGACCTCTCTAGGAATGGTTTGTCAGGTCCAATTCCTTCTGAACTAGTTAAGTTAAATGCAACATTACAAATCCTAGATTTATCATTCAACCCATTGAGTCTAGTGAACATACCGAGTTGGATTTCAAACATGAACCTCCATAGACTATATTTAGCTCGAACGGGGTTGATTGGTGAACTCCCGGAATGGTTATCTTCGACAAGTTTGTCATATCTTGATTTATCGAGTAACATGTTAGCCGGAGAGTTGCCATCATGGATAGGAAACATGACAAGCTTATATTCTCTCAATATATCTAACAACGGTTTCCATTCGGATATACCAATTGAGTTCAAGAACCTTTCGGGTCTTGGGGAACTTGATCTTCATTTGAACAACTTCACTGGAGGATTAAGTTCGATCTTTGCAAAAACAATGGATGGGGTCTTGGGTCATTACAGCATTATCGATCTGTCTTACAATATGTTTGTTGGTCGTATTGATAATAATATTGGAAACCTAGAGGTTATGGATTCACTTGAAACATTGGTACTGTCTAATAATCGTTTAGGAGGATCGATACCAAAATCTCTCGGGAAGTTGAGTAGACTAAGGACTTTGAAGCTTGAAAAGAATAGGTTTACGGGGACGATACCAGCTGAGCTAAGCAGCGCTACAGAATTAACATCAGTTGTGCTATCGCATAATAGAGTTACGGGCAGTATACCTTCAGGAGTAATAAACTTGGCGAGCCTCGTAGAATTTGATGTGTCCTACAACAAGTTGACAGGGAGTATTCCTACTCATAAGACGGCattcccttcttcttctttcgAGGGCAACTCTGGCCTATGTGGCTCCCCACTTCCTCCATGTAAAACCGCATAGTAACCTCTTTGTATCTGTCTGATAATTGTATTATTCTTcagttaataataataataaagaagaagaattcatTAAACTTGTTTgcttcatttcttttcttttttaatccTTTCTTTCACCTTAAGCCACACTATATTGCTAGCTAGTCATCATTCTCATCATCTAACTGTATATATGACCAatataaatgtattataatcacagtTCAAACTATGGAATTCCAATGTCTACGATTACAAGGACAGTCTCTGAGAAGACTCAACGAGCAATATACTAAAATATCATGGAGTTATTACAATATTTACATAAATCTCCCTCCAAAGTCCAAACTTTGAAAATCTAAATTATTTTAATTGTTTCTTAGTGATAACCCCAAAATTAATCCTTCTAATCCTAATTACTCCATTCATGACTTCATGTGCAAGTGCAACCATTATATTATCTTAATATAGCTCTCAATTACATTCAATGAGTTTCATACGCTAGTGTTTGTTGTATTAGAGACATAAAGAATATTAAGTTCAACTACCCACAAACTCAGACTAGAAATTCAATATTCGTAAATATAGTTTTCAAGATCCATTCAAGATTTCATTAGTGTTTGTGCTGGTATTTTGTTCACCCGACTGTCACTGCCTGACTTTCAATTGGCGGTTTAATGCACTAGAAAAGCCTGAGAGCTTATTAGATTGTTGCCAATGCGGGTCGACCAACTATGCACCGTGAtcagaagaaaaaaggaaaaaatagatGTTACTAAACTCCCACCAAAGCAACAAAAAGAGAATTATCAGTATATCACTTGGGGACATGGTTTTGACTTTGAAGTATACTGACTGGGAAATTCACCAAGTCCATCTTTAGACTTGCTTTATATCTATTTCCTTGTATTacattttttttgatcgataatgAAAATTATATTAGATCAAATGGAGATTACAAAAGGGTTATACCCATCCAAAGAGGGAGGAACGAAAtagaaaaagagaagagaaaaaagagatcctgaaaacaaacaagaatcccggaaaaaactctaaaaactacGGTGGTTCGAAACAAGCCCTAAGagcctctccaatggaatgtCTGTGAAGGAAAAAGTCCTAATCCATGTACGATCCACAATAATATTTATAAGAAAACATCTCCAATCCATtgatgtgaagatgatgtggTAAAAAAAtgttagacatcctctaggtgaaACCTCTacttttagacattcacttagagaaTGTGTTCTCATCCTAGTCACATTTTTATTAACAAAagttattgaaaaataaaaatggaaatgattttaaccaattatatacctacaaataagtaaacaaaTATGTTGgagataaaaaaattatttttcctaatatttaggattttatgcTCAAAGAATGTCTTAGaagtgatgccacatatgaaaTATTCACATTTACCGTTGGAGAAGCTTTAAACCAATTCTCAACAACAGAATCAAAAGATACGTCTTCGAAATCCTTAAATCTTAGATCCCATTGAAACAAAGCGTATCTTATCATGTGAATTGTATGAGCAGTATTGTGTTCCTTCGATGTAAAAACACGAGCATTTCTTTCCTTCCACGTACACCACAGGATGGAAACAACAATCAAATTCCATGGCTCCTTCTTCTGATCATCTAAATGAGAAATTCGCCAAGATAAAAGGGCACTCGAGATATCATCTGGCATAACAAACTGCAGCTTCATCTCCTTTATAAATTTGGCCCATAACTCACTCACATAATTGCAGTGCAAAAATAAATGTTTCGCAGTTTCACCATTAGCACAAAAAACACAAGTTGTCGGGGTGTTAATACCATTTCGAATGAGGGAATTTCTTTGGTAAACGACGATGAAACAGACACCAGGTGAAAAATGCCACCTTAGAAGAATACTACTATCGTCAAATGAAATTGAAATCAGCTGTGTTAACAATATCCAATCTGTCAAAATTATACACCCACTTCTCAGAACTTGATTTAACAATAAAATGCTTTTTTGGGGACAAAGACCATTGTAACACATCTTCATGTTGATTTTGAATGGTAAAATCTGCAATACAATTAGAGATAAATTCAAGTTCGCCTCGAGCCACAGTAGAAAGTCTTCTTGGTACCTGCATCTTATCAATAATTTCAGTAGCCAAGCCACAGAAAATATCTGCCACAGACGTAGATTTAGACCTTACAACAACgtaattttggaaataaaatgttTAACGGCTCATTTAAAATCCAAACATCCTCCCAAAACCTTGTTTTTGCCCCATTGTTAACTTTAAATCTGATATTCTTGATGAAAAACTCTTTACGTTGCATTATCCCCTTCCATACAGAAGTACCGAAGTTTCCATTAGGACAATTAGACAACCAAAGTACATCATTTTCACCATATTTCTCATGGGAAATCTTTTTCCACAAAGCATCATAATTCTCATTGGCGTATCTCCACAACCATTTAACTAGTAAAGCGTCATTCAAACATTTCAACTTCTTAATCCCAAGGCCGCCATGTTGTTTTCTTATGCAGATTTTATCCCACTTTACTAAGTGCATTTTTCTCTTCTCGTTAATATTATTCCAAAGGaaattctttattattttttcaagCTTTAACACAACAGATTTCGGAATTTCAAACAAATACATATAATACACCGGCAGACTAGATAAAACACTTTTGATGAGGATTATTTTACCATCCCTTGTTAACAAAGGTCTCTTCCATCCAGCTAGCTTGGCGGTAAACATATCCACAATCTTGTCCCGCTTATGAATTCCTTTATACTTGTCACCAAGCGGCAGACCGAGATAAGATGTTGGAGTAGAATTGTAGCAAcccaaaagaaaagtaaaaagagACATATCCCCATCGTAACCAACACCATACATATGACTCTTAGCAAAATTAATACGAAGACCAGTAAGTATCTCCAAACAAAGAAGCATCATTCTTAGAAACTTAACTTGCTCAATATCAGCATCTAAGAATATTAATGTGTCGTCGGCGTATTGCAGATGACTTACCATTGTTCCATTGGCAGAAACTCGAAAACCACTGAGATATCCTTCCTCTTGTGCTTTACACATCATTGCGGAGAAAGCTTCACCTACAATAAGAAACAAAAAGGGTGGCAAAGGATCACCCTGCCTAATGCCCTTATTACTCTTGAAATATCCCTCCGAGCTACCATTTATAAGAACTGAAACCTCACATGTTCAACACAACATTGCACCCATCTTCTCCACTTCGAACCATGCCCATCTTCTCTAAAGCATTGTCTAAAATTTTCCATTAACGTGTTCAAATGCCTTTTAAAAATCAATTTTGCACAACAAACCAGGCACCTTACTCTTCAATCTGGAATCAATCAACTCGTTATCTATAAAAACACCATCCAAGATCTTCCTTTTCTTTATAAATGCAGATTGTTGTTGAGATATTATACGAGGCAATGAAACCTTGAATCTCTCTGCCAACACCTTAGAAAGAATTTTATATACGCCATTAACTAGACTGATAGGTCGCAAATCCTTGACTTCTTCCACCGAATCCTTCTTAGGAATGAGagctataaatatatttttaaacCGCCAATCAAGAAAACCTTTACTTTGAAGCTTAGCAACCACCTTCATAACATCAAGTCTAATAATACTCCAAGTTTGTTGGTAAAAAACTATTGGGTAACCATCAGGTCCAGGGGCCTTAGTTTACCTAAATTTCCTTATATTACTACTAGGTAACATTGCTCCCGGAAGAGCTTAAATTATTTACCTAAATTTCATTTTCAATCTCCAAGGACTTATCACTTCTTATTTAAATTTAGCGACAAACGATGATGTGGACTTAAGACACAAAGTAATGAACAAAGTCTGATTTAGACTTTCTCTTTTACGCCACTTAGCCATGTCATCTTTTATAATAGCCTTTACTTTTGTATTGGAAATAAAAACTTGTTATGGAAGGTCTTAAATCCTATATGTCATGCTATTTTAAGACCTTCACCCCTTGCAATGGAGATGCTCTGATGTAAGTATTATTTATCGGTGGGACGATATTCAATAATCTCACTCGAGTTCAATTTGGAATGTCACCTAGCTATAGAGATGATGGGATGAACTGTTTTACTTTTATCcctttcaaaataaaaaacagtATAGGTAAAGGAGCAAAACCCACCATGAGTTAGAGAGGTAATAGACTATACAAAATACTATTTGtccttttttttccattttagttgCATATAAtaaactattttttttctttttatttcaccTTAGTTTCATATGGCATATTGTTTgcctttttgtttttttattattgtaGTTTGATACGACAAATTGTTTGCCTTTTTTTTCACTTCAGTTTCTTACAACAAACTGTTTgccgattttttatttatttattttagtttcaTCAAAGAAAAAAGGCTTTCACTCACTCAAGCGGTTAAAAGAAAGGTTGATTGAGTTTGGCATGAAAGAGTGTCCCTCTATCCATAGTAGAACCAAATTTGATCAGGTCTTTCATTTTGAAAGAGACTCTCAACCCCATAATCGCTGCTCCAAAAAAATTTGTCATTGTTAAAGCCATATTTAGTTTTGGATTTTTGGCATTTTGAGTTTctggccgagcacgcttaactgcttAGCTTTTTTCCAACTCtgaagccaattgtgctgaaaattccttggtcttGGGAAAAGATAAACCATTACCTACCTACCTAATCGTTGTATTAGGATACCACCACATTAAATTGACCcatcctcggctccagaatatattcaaTCTCAGATCTCTGACGTTTCCTGCCCCTTATGAGACCATTATCGTGCCCAATCCGTCCAACATACCATTTCAACCTCGAAAGTTCAACCCATCATCAGCTTTGACACTTTTTAATGACCCGACCCTTTATTGGTATTGTTCCTACTTAGCAACTGCGATAAtctggcagtgtggggttttaaACGGGCACCGTTGCGGTCATCTAGTAGCAACTTCCCAGGAGGTCACCATCCCTAAATTATtctcgcccgagcacgcttaattgCAGGGGTTTCTGCCAACTATAAAGCAAACTGTGATAAAAAGGCCTCGGTTTAAGAAAAACAAATCACCACTTATATATTTGTGAACCCTACTTTCCGAGTCGTGGTATTACCGTGACATCACCTTAAATTGAATCCGTCTTCGGATCTTGAATATATTCTAGCGAGATCTCCGACTTTCCCTGCCCCCTCATCAGACAAGCACCTGGCCCAACCCTTCAGCGTACCTcctcaccctcggcaggtgacccgttGTCGGCTCAG
This is a stretch of genomic DNA from Papaver somniferum cultivar HN1 chromosome 1, ASM357369v1, whole genome shotgun sequence. It encodes these proteins:
- the LOC113289329 gene encoding probable LRR receptor-like serine/threonine-protein kinase At1g34110 — encoded protein: MAFIKTSSSLLVLICFLTLSSLHTKTTEACHRTDRAALLDFKSKINQDPTRLLSTWNQSTDCCIKWEGVGCDSNGRVINVTRPGLFSTDDSIFDTFMNGTISPSLGKLKFLRLLDLSNLKQLVGIIPPELGKLSHLTSLFLNTNQLKGSIPASFQNLRKLNKLYLNDNLLSGRVPSNIFQHMSSLSELGLSGNKLSGGIPSSIEKLVSLKRLDFHLNNFSGGIPSTIGLLKKLVSLDLSENQISGGIPTSIGELSELDELYLNQNSLSGSIPSSISKLIVLDSCRLSDNKLTGSIPVSISKTPLRFLVLDNNMLTGKLPKSFGNLANLTGFFAKNNRLTGKIPSSFSNLMNLQQLDLSRNGLSGPIPSELVKLNATLQILDLSFNPLSLVNIPSWISNMNLHRLYLARTGLIGELPEWLSSTSLSYLDLSSNMLAGELPSWIGNMTSLYSLNISNNGFHSDIPIEFKNLSGLGELDLHLNNFTGGLSSIFAKTMDGVLGHYSIIDLSYNMFVGRIDNNIGNLEVMDSLETLVLSNNRLGGSIPKSLGKLSRLRTLKLEKNRFTGTIPAELSSATELTSVVLSHNRVTGSIPSGVINLASLVEFDVSYNKLTGSIPTHKTAFPSSSFEGNSGLCGSPLPPCKTA